From the Zonotrichia albicollis isolate bZonAlb1 chromosome Z, bZonAlb1.hap1, whole genome shotgun sequence genome, one window contains:
- the LOC141727114 gene encoding uncharacterized protein LOC141727114: protein MVFELTTLALNPCLLLTVLMTCGFLLPPAEPWVIPQPKINVWRALAQSLGQDSICLDTGAAEDPMSSCLVGIPFSPGEFPPAFQSALSPVLAQSLTFLPGFEPSNAWRSGVARLSPAPSEPTELHLLGSANSSICFQFEYSYAPIYEGSEVVRQTKKQYQASQWCRAVLKIMGPTSTKRTPYALPRGVFLICGDRAWAGIPSGLIGGPCTFGRLTLFTPNITQIINWKRNNITSELARSKRDLKDLTEDCDGKVTHWSHSKSVAFTILLPWLSVAKSLGELGRLECWVVKQANYTSAALYDLLKDEEITRKATLQNRAAIDFLLLLHHHHCEEFEGLYCLNLSSRAEDARHSIKKLQDLVHQVRQETSDWLGDIFKGWGLSGWASSVLKSVCKVVLSLIVFCILIVLIRSLIKGLIAKATSTTVNHAALPLEEHFELEDLSSEAGGDSDEEESTELPQERKWASELQLEESEDWQDKPQTPSF from the coding sequence ATGGTCTTCGAATTGACTACGCTGGCTCTCAATCCTTGTTTGTTGTTGACCGTACTGATGACCTGCGGATTCCTTCTGCCACCTGCGGAGCCGTGGGTCATCCCCCAGCCAAAAATCAACGTCTGGCGTGCCTTGGCCCAATCATTAGGACAGGACAGTATATGCCTCGACACCGGCGCAGCAGAGGACCCGATGTCGTCTTGCCTTGTGGGGATCCCTTTCTCCCCAGGCGAGTTCCCCCCTGCCTTCCAGTCTGCCCTTTCCCCCGTTTTGGCCCAGAGCCTAACTTTCCTCCCCGGTTTTGAACCCAGTAATGCCTGGAGAAGTGGAGTAGCTAGGCTCAGTCCTGCGCCCTCCGAGCCCACAGAACTGCATCTACTCGGTTCCGCCAACTCctcaatttgttttcagtttgaatATAGTTATGCCCCCATATATGAGGGCAGTGAGGTGGTCCGgcaaacaaagaaacaatatCAAGCGAGCCAGTGGTGCCGCGCTGTTCTAAAAATCATGGGCCCCACCTCTACCAAGCGGACCCCTTACGCCCTTCCCAGGGGGGTGTTCTTGATTTGTGGCGATCGAGCGTGGGCAGGCATCCCCTCTGGTCTGATCGGAGGGCCGTGCACATTTGGCCGGCTGACGCTGTTTACCCCCAACATCACCCAAATTATCAAttggaaaaggaataacatcACATCCGAATTGGCCAGATCtaaaagagatcttaaagatctcacTGAGGATTGTGATGGTAAAGTTACCCATTGGTCTCATTCTAAATCCGTCGCCTTTACCATTTTATTGCCATGGTTATCGGTGGCGAAATCTCTGGGTGAATTGGGCCGCCTGGAGTGTTGGGTGGTTAAACAAGCCAATTATACTTCAGCCGCGTTATACGACCTCCTTAAGGACGAGGAAATTACAAGGAAGGCAACgctccaaaacagagcagcaatagattttctactactgctccatcaccatcactgtgaggagtttgagggcCTCTACTGTCTGAACCTGTCCTCTCGGGCCGAGGACGCCAGACACTCCATCAAAAAACTCCAAGACCTCGTCCATCAGGTCAGGCAAGAGACATCAGACTGGCTGGGGGACATATTCAAGGGTTGGGGCCTTAGCGGGTGGGCCAGTTCGGTGTTAAAATCTGTTTGTAAAGTGGTTTTGAGCTTgattgtattttgcattttgatcgTACTGATCCGTAGTTTGATCAAAGGACTAATAGCTAAAGCCACTTCAACGACTGTCAATCATGCCGCACTTCCTCTGGAGGAACATTTTGAGCTGGAGGACCTCTCCTCAGAAGCCGGAGGAGATTCAGATGAAGAGGAATCCACAGAGCTGCCTCAAGAACGTAAGTGGGCTAGCGAACTCCAGCTCGAAGAAAGCGAAGATTGGCAggacaagccgcagacaccttccttttga